The DNA region TTTATAACCCGGGGTATGTTGGAGGCGGCCAATTCCGAAGATGCCCTGGCTGCGGTTATTGCTCATGAAATTGCCCATATCCAACTGAACCACGGCGCCACACTCATCAAAGAGATGAAGGATATCCGGGATCTTTCCAACGTGGCGGACCGGGCGGCGGCTATCGCCACACGGGAAGCTTCGCTGAATGAGCGTACCATGCTCTTTGACAATTCAGTGAGAGAAATGGTAAACACCCTGATCCAAAACGGCTATGCCCGGGAGCAAGAATTTGCCGCGGATACCTATGCCCTGAGGCTTCTGTCACTCGCAGGATATGTACCATCAAGTCTGGTGGATGTTTTAAATAGTATACAAAAAACCGGGACATCCGGGGGGATCAACGGTACCCACCCATCACCGGCCCAGCGCATTACCAATGTCCAGAGAGAACTGCCGCGGTACCGGACTCAGGACACCCGGTCCTTCCGGGCATCCCGCTTTACGGTGACAAAATAGGGACGCTTAGGCCAGGTCCCCGCTTCCCAGGTACTCCCGGGCTACCGGGTCTTCAGGTTCCAGCTCCAGAACGGTGCGGAAAAAGCCCGCCGCTTCATCATCGTCGCCCTTACGCAGGGCCAGCACTCCCAGGTTAGAAATTATTTTCACGTTTTCCGGTTCTTCACGCAGGGCGGTTTCCAGTTCACGCCGGGCTGCCTGGTAATCACCCTGTTCCATCAGGCAGATGGCCAGTTCGTTCCGGGTATCGCTGTTGTCACCCCCCAGATCAAGGGCGTGGCTAAAGGCGGCGGCGGCATCATTCCAACGGGAAAGCCGGCGCAGTCCCCAGCCCAGGATGAACCAGCCGTTCCACACCAGGGGGTGCTGTTCCAGGAAAACCCGGATTTTTTCCAGCCCCTTCTGTTCTTCTCCCAGCCGGATAAAGTCGTAGGCTTGCCGGAAAATCTCGTCATCCAGGCTGCGGCTTTCTATCTCCCGGACTATTTCCCGGGCTTTGTTCCGCTTTTCTGAAGGAAGCTTTACCGGAAGGGCCGTGGGGAGCTTTCCGACTGAAATCGATGTTGCCGGGTCTGCCTCCGCCTCCAGGGCAAGGTAGGATGAAAAACAGTCCCTGGCTTTGGAAAAATTCCGCCGCCGCATGTAGAAAAAGCCTGCATTAAAAAGGCCGTCCGGAAAAGACGGGTGCAGGGCAAGCAGTTCTTTATAGGCTTCGTGGGCCAGGTCGTATTCGATATCGGTCTCTTCAGCATCAGCGGTTTCCCCAAGGGATCGCTCCAGGGCTTCCGCCCGGTTTTCCAGGATCAGAGCCCGGTCAAGGAGTATCACCGGTGAACCCGGGAAGAGTCCCCGTACGGCCCCTATAATTTCCAGGGCCATGTCGTAATCGCCGTTCCTGGCCTTGAGGATAGCCGCTTCGGTAAATTCCCCCAGGATATCCGGCCGCACCGCCAGAACAAAGCGACGGTAGTAGTCTGCGTCCTCCACGCTGATTTCCGGATCAGCCCCAGGAACAGCGGAATTTCCGACGAAGTCAGAAACGACCCGGAGCATCCCGGAGATTATCATTTCCCAGGAAAGCTGCTCCAGGTCCAGCTTGGTTTCCCCCTGGGGCAGTTCCACCGGGATAGGGATGGCCGGATCTATGGAAAAGCCCTCCTCGTCATCGGTTTCCAGTTCTTCATCTTCCTCATCGTCATGATCGTGGTCATGTTCGTGATGATGAGGTCGGGGTAGGGTTTCCATTTGCCCTCGGAGAGATTCGGGAACCGATAAAAAGACAATACTATTTCTTTTGATTTCCATTTTATTTTATGACCGCGTCTTCCGCCGGAGCTTCCGGGGCCGCGTTTTTTTCGGCCTTTGCTTTGGCGGAGTCTTCCTTAAGTTTGGAGATAGCGGCTTCCGCCTGGTTATGCTCATCCTGAGCCTGCGCCGCATCACCCCGGTTATCCGCCCGGACCACGCTCAGGAAGTCGTTCAGCCGCACCTTATAGCCCATGGGGATCACCCCTTCATCGAAGGTTATCGCCAAGGCTATCAGTTCCTTCCGGCCTTCCACGGTTTCAGCCCGGATAAACTTTCCCCGGACCAGAAAACTCTCCCGGGGGTCCTCAAAATCCAGTCGCAATGCGGTTTCCCGGTCTACCAGGAATTTGGCTACTCCCATCATGATGATTTTGGCGCCCGAAAAGGAAAGATCCCGGAGTATACAGCGCCGGGGTACTTTTTCGATAAAGGCGGCAGTATCCTTGGACATGACCTTCAGTTTCCGTATAGAATCCGCCGTAAGGAGTACCCGTTCATCTTTCCGTTTTGTTGAATTGATATTGGCGTCCAGAATCCGCCCCATAATTTCAATCAGGTCATCCGGCGGGCGTTGGGTAAA from Treponema primitia ZAS-2 includes:
- a CDS encoding PilZN3 domain-containing protein; translation: MSVLTSQKIASYYERYKEIDVTFTKEIIQVTGLITQQVLLKCVGDFWPCVIYSSSFQGAKVVANIKSGLTEKLQQANNSVSLRLCFKSADSASPVTFFVTARVAGYSPYGGSSDTALFTLLFTQRPPDDLIEIMGRILDANINSTKRKDERVLLTADSIRKLKVMSKDTAAFIEKVPRRCILRDLSFSGAKIIMMGVAKFLVDRETALRLDFEDPRESFLVRGKFIRAETVEGRKELIALAITFDEGVIPMGYKVRLNDFLSVVRADNRGDAAQAQDEHNQAEAAISKLKEDSAKAKAEKNAAPEAPAEDAVIK
- a CDS encoding tetratricopeptide repeat protein yields the protein METLPRPHHHEHDHDHDDEEDEELETDDEEGFSIDPAIPIPVELPQGETKLDLEQLSWEMIISGMLRVVSDFVGNSAVPGADPEISVEDADYYRRFVLAVRPDILGEFTEAAILKARNGDYDMALEIIGAVRGLFPGSPVILLDRALILENRAEALERSLGETADAEETDIEYDLAHEAYKELLALHPSFPDGLFNAGFFYMRRRNFSKARDCFSSYLALEAEADPATSISVGKLPTALPVKLPSEKRNKAREIVREIESRSLDDEIFRQAYDFIRLGEEQKGLEKIRVFLEQHPLVWNGWFILGWGLRRLSRWNDAAAAFSHALDLGGDNSDTRNELAICLMEQGDYQAARRELETALREEPENVKIISNLGVLALRKGDDDEAAGFFRTVLELEPEDPVAREYLGSGDLA
- a CDS encoding M48 family metalloprotease, coding for MRNFVFILILSLWVFTGPAAQSSGSGVLGLDISDAFSQMDAALAENDMSPEDFYYMGRAVAANILTRYRLYTQKPAQTLYLNTICSAITVNSPQPNLYNGYHVMILDTPELNAFATPGGHIFITRGMLEAANSEDALAAVIAHEIAHIQLNHGATLIKEMKDIRDLSNVADRAAAIATREASLNERTMLFDNSVREMVNTLIQNGYAREQEFAADTYALRLLSLAGYVPSSLVDVLNSIQKTGTSGGINGTHPSPAQRITNVQRELPRYRTQDTRSFRASRFTVTK